From the genome of Longispora fulva:
CGCGGTGCCCCTCGCGCAGGCCGGGCACACGGTGACCGTGGTGGACGCCAACCCCGACGCGCTGGCCGCCCTGGCGAGGCGCGCGGCCGAGGCCGGGGTCGGCGAGCGGGTCACCGCGGTGCAGGGCGACGCGGACCGCCTCGGCGAGCTGGTGCCCACCGCTGGCGCCGACCTGGTGCTGTGCCACAGCGTGCTGGAGGTCGTGGACGACCCGGCCGTCGTCGCCGGCGACCTCGCCGGGGCGCTGCGCTCCGGCGGCGCGGCCAGCATCGTGGTGGCCAACCGGGTCGCGGCCGCCCTGGCGCGGGCGATCGCCGGCCAGTTGCCGGCCGCTCTGGCGACCTTCCAGGACCCGGCCGGGCGCGGCGGCCCCCGTGACACGCTGCTGCGCCGGTACGACGCGGAGTCCGCCTCCGCCCTCCTCGCCAGCGCCGGCCTCGCCGTGGAGCAGGTGCACGGGGTGCGGGTGGCCGCGGACCTCGTTCCGGGGGCGCTCCTGGACACCGAGCCGGGGGCGTACGAGGCGCTGCTCCGGTTCGAGCTGGCCGCCGCCGCGGTGCCACCGTACCGGGACATCGCCACCCAGATTCACCTGTTGGCCCGCAAGTCATGACCAGCCGGATCTTCCCGGATCCGGCCAGCCATGCACCCCTGACCGGCACGATCTCCGACATCCTGCCCAGCGTCCTGACCGCCATCACCGGCGCGGGCGCCGACCGGCTCGGCCTGACGGCCCGGCTCGCCGGTGCCCGCCGCGTCGTCGTCCTGCTGATCGACGGCCTGGGCTCCCGGGTGCTGCCCCGGGCGGCCGACGTGGCCCCGGTCCTCGGCGACATCCGGGCCGGCCGGCTGGGCGGCATGACGGAGATCGCCTGCCACTTCCCGTCGACCACCCCGGCGAGCCTGGTCAGCCTCGGCACGGGTGCCCTGCCCGGCGCGCACGGCGTCCTCGGCTTCCGGGTCAACCTGCCCGGTACCGACCAGGTGCTCGACCACACCCGATGGCAGGACGACCCGGACCCGGCGGTGTGGCAGCCGGTGCGTACCCGGTTCGAGTCCGCCGGCGTCTCCACCGCCGTGCTCGGCCCGGCGGCCTACGAGGGCAGCGGCCTGACCGTCGCGGCGTACCGGGGGGCGCCGTACACCGGCGCGAACCTCGGCACGCTGGTCGACCGGGTGCTGGCCAGCGACGCGCGCCTGATCTACGGCTACCACCCCCGGGTCGACACCGCCGGACACCTCTTCGGCCTCGGCTCGCCGGAGTGGCTGGCGGAGGTCGCCGCTGTCGACGCCATGCTCGGCCAGCTCGTCGAGCGGCTCCCGGAGGACACCGCGCTGGTGGTGACCGCCGACCACGGCATGATCAATGTGCCGGACGAGGACCGGATCGACTTCGACGCGGTCCCCGAGCTGCGGTCCGGGGTCCGGGTGCTGGCCGGCGAGCCGCGGGTGCGGTACGTGCACACTCTGCCCGGCGCCCAGGCCGACGTGCTCGCGGCGTGGCGCGCGGTCCTCGGCGACTCGGCCTCCGTGGTGAGCAGGTCGGAGGCGATCGACTCCGGCTGGTACGGCCCGGTGCCCGACGCGCACCGCGACCGGATCGGGGACATCGTGGTGACCTGCCTCGGTCGGCGGGTCGTCGTGGCCTCCGAACTCGAGCCGGGCGCGTCCGTCCTGGTCGGCTACCACGGCTCGGTCACGCCGGATGAGGTCGGCATTCCCCTGATTGTCGTACCGCCCCGGTAGGTTCACGGCTGTGGGCCGTCATCAGCCACTTCCCGAGGAGCGCGACGTCCGGTTCGGTCCGGGCGCCGACGATGACGGCTGCCCGATCCTGCACGTCGACATGGACGCCTTCTACGCCTCCGTGGAGCTTCGCCGCCGCCCCGAGCTGCGCGGCCGCCCCGTCATCGTCGGCGGCCTCGGCCCCCGGGGCGTGGTGAGCGCCGCCAGTTACGAGGCGCGAAAGTTCGGCGTCCGCAGCGCGATGCCGATGGCCCGCGCCCGGCGCGCCTGCCCGCACGCGGTCTACCTGCCGCCGGACTTCGAGGCGTACAGTGCCGCGTCGCGCACCGTGATGGCCATGTTCCGCGACGTGACCCCCCTCGTGGAGCCGCTGTCGGTGGACGAGGCGTTCCTGGACGTGTCCGGTGCCGTCCGCCTGTTCGGCCCGCCGACCGGCATCGCCCAGCGGCTGCGGAGCAGGGTCCAGGCCGAGATGGGCCTGACGTGCTCGGTCGGGGTCGCGCCGAACAAGTTCCTGGCGAAGCTGGCCTCGACCAGGGCCAAGCCGGACGGCATGCTCGTGGTGCCGCGGGCGATGGTCTTCGACTTCCTGCACCCACTGCCGGTCGGCGCGCTGTGGGGCGTGGGGGAGCGGACGGCTGAGGCGCTCCGCCGTCTGGGGCTCACGCTGGTCGGCGACGTCGCCCAGGCCCCGGCCGCCACCCTCCGCCGCGCCCTGGGCGAGGCCGTCGGCCGCCATGTGTACGAGTTGTCGTGGGGTCGCGACCCGCGCCGCGTCGTCACCGACTCCGTGGAGAAGTCGATCGGCGCGGAGACCACGTTCGACCTGGACGTCACGGAGCCGGACCTTCTCCGTCGCGCCCTCCTCGCGCTGTCGGACAAGGCGAGCCGTCGGCTGCGTGCGGCGGCGATGGTGGGCCGCACGGTGGCGCTGAAGGTCCGCTTCGACGACTTCAGTACGGTCTCGCGGTCCCGGACCCTGCCGGTGCCCACCGACGTGACCCGCGAGGTCTTCGAGACGGCCTGGTCGCTCTACACGATTTTGCGAGATTCAGTGGGTTCTCGACCAGTTCGCCTGATCGGGGTGCGCGTGGAGGGCCTGCTCGGCGCCGACGGCCAGCCCCGCCAGTTGACCCTGGGCGAGCCCGACAAGGGCTGGCGGGAGGCTGACCAGGCGACGGATGCCGTGGCAGCCCGGTTCGGGGTCGCGGCCCTGCGCCCGGCCAGCCTGTTGCGGCCACGGGACGCCGGAATGACGGGCCGGAAACCGGGTGGTGAACGTGACCTGAGATCGACTGCCCAGGAAGGCCCTGAAGGTGGCAGGATAGAGGAGTGACAGCGGGTGGAGGTCCACTACACCCCGAGTTGGGAAGTCCGGAATCCGGTCAGGTTTGATAACTGGCCAACATCCGGCTTTCCGAGTCGGTGGCCCCCTCGTAGACTGGCCTATAGGCAGCCGAACGGCTGCGCGGTCCGCCGACCCGCCCGGGTCGGCTCGATGACCGGGGAGGAGTGCCGTGCCGCTCTCCGAGCACG
Proteins encoded in this window:
- a CDS encoding methyltransferase domain-containing protein, which encodes MERTHAAPRTAVVWAVLRAELERRAGENLTIVDVGGGTGGFAVPLAQAGHTVTVVDANPDALAALARRAAEAGVGERVTAVQGDADRLGELVPTAGADLVLCHSVLEVVDDPAVVAGDLAGALRSGGAASIVVANRVAAALARAIAGQLPAALATFQDPAGRGGPRDTLLRRYDAESASALLASAGLAVEQVHGVRVAADLVPGALLDTEPGAYEALLRFELAAAAVPPYRDIATQIHLLARKS
- a CDS encoding alkaline phosphatase family protein, whose product is MTSRIFPDPASHAPLTGTISDILPSVLTAITGAGADRLGLTARLAGARRVVVLLIDGLGSRVLPRAADVAPVLGDIRAGRLGGMTEIACHFPSTTPASLVSLGTGALPGAHGVLGFRVNLPGTDQVLDHTRWQDDPDPAVWQPVRTRFESAGVSTAVLGPAAYEGSGLTVAAYRGAPYTGANLGTLVDRVLASDARLIYGYHPRVDTAGHLFGLGSPEWLAEVAAVDAMLGQLVERLPEDTALVVTADHGMINVPDEDRIDFDAVPELRSGVRVLAGEPRVRYVHTLPGAQADVLAAWRAVLGDSASVVSRSEAIDSGWYGPVPDAHRDRIGDIVVTCLGRRVVVASELEPGASVLVGYHGSVTPDEVGIPLIVVPPR
- a CDS encoding DNA polymerase IV, encoding MGRHQPLPEERDVRFGPGADDDGCPILHVDMDAFYASVELRRRPELRGRPVIVGGLGPRGVVSAASYEARKFGVRSAMPMARARRACPHAVYLPPDFEAYSAASRTVMAMFRDVTPLVEPLSVDEAFLDVSGAVRLFGPPTGIAQRLRSRVQAEMGLTCSVGVAPNKFLAKLASTRAKPDGMLVVPRAMVFDFLHPLPVGALWGVGERTAEALRRLGLTLVGDVAQAPAATLRRALGEAVGRHVYELSWGRDPRRVVTDSVEKSIGAETTFDLDVTEPDLLRRALLALSDKASRRLRAAAMVGRTVALKVRFDDFSTVSRSRTLPVPTDVTREVFETAWSLYTILRDSVGSRPVRLIGVRVEGLLGADGQPRQLTLGEPDKGWREADQATDAVAARFGVAALRPASLLRPRDAGMTGRKPGGERDLRSTAQEGPEGGRIEE